A single Bacillota bacterium DNA region contains:
- a CDS encoding YIEGIA family protein, giving the protein MTAMGSLGPLLPPVVAGWLFGVATRLLMMVVDYRAYPSYPAGYTVHLGLGLIAALIGAVAIPALADKQFTAVTFLLLVATEFRQVRDMERKTLEEVDRTELIPRGPAYAEGIARTFEARYFLVIGVAGLVSTVTLLAGVGWGVAAGALALAGSLLLRQGRCVGDYCEVRESRITWDELGGLYVAGIYMMSVGLREVREKIDRWGVGIEVVPRGPAARVILSDPGQRQAILHDVSHLFGYRFEVAEPEFVPMARKNLETGVLGIYLTPMERDLPAILQAVRKVPVLERSRGGRRRQLPAGERA; this is encoded by the coding sequence GTGACGGCCATGGGCAGCCTCGGTCCCCTGCTTCCTCCGGTGGTGGCGGGCTGGCTCTTCGGCGTGGCGACGCGGCTCCTGATGATGGTCGTCGACTACCGCGCCTACCCCAGCTACCCTGCCGGCTACACGGTCCACCTGGGATTGGGCCTCATCGCGGCGCTCATCGGCGCCGTGGCCATCCCGGCGCTGGCCGACAAGCAGTTCACCGCGGTCACCTTCCTGCTCCTGGTGGCCACCGAGTTCCGCCAGGTGCGCGACATGGAGCGGAAGACGCTGGAGGAAGTGGACCGGACGGAGCTGATCCCGCGCGGCCCCGCCTACGCCGAGGGGATCGCGCGCACCTTCGAGGCGCGCTACTTCCTGGTCATCGGGGTGGCGGGCCTGGTCTCCACCGTCACCCTGCTGGCCGGCGTCGGCTGGGGGGTGGCGGCGGGCGCGCTGGCGCTGGCCGGCAGCCTCCTGCTCCGCCAGGGGCGCTGCGTCGGCGACTACTGCGAGGTGCGCGAGAGCCGCATCACCTGGGACGAGCTGGGCGGGCTCTATGTGGCCGGCATCTACATGATGAGCGTCGGCCTGCGCGAGGTGCGCGAGAAGATCGACCGCTGGGGGGTGGGCATCGAGGTGGTGCCGCGGGGGCCGGCGGCGCGCGTCATCCTGAGCGACCCCGGCCAGCGCCAGGCCATTCTGCACGACGTCAGCCACCTCTTCGGCTACCGCTTCGAGGTGGCCGAACCGGAGTTCGTCCCCATGGCCAGGAAAAATCTGGAGACCGGCGTGCTGGGCATCTACCTGACCCCCATGGAGCGCGACCTGCCGGCCATCCTCCAGGCCGTGCGCAAGGTGCCCGTGCTGGAGCGGAGCCGCGGCGGGCGGCGCCGGCAGCTGCCGGCGGGTGAGCGGGCGTGA
- the der gene encoding ribosome biogenesis GTPase Der, with protein sequence MPVVALVGRPNVGKSTLFNRILGRRQAIVEGRPGVTRDRIAGEAEWRGRRFTLLDTGGLEGAAEEGDMAAAVHRMALAAVREADLLVLLVDGRQGRTPADEEAASLLRRSGKPVLVAVNKLDPGLPEELVADFYRLGLGEPLAVSAEHGRGVGQLLDRMLEELERTGRPAEPPAEAGTQEEGEAGEAAAAERPVRVAVVGRPNVGKSSLINRILRSPRLLVTPLAGTTRDAVDVPWRAGDRAFVFVDTAGLRRPSRVREPLEFYSTLRTVRALERADVACLVLDATQGVSEQDVKIADLIEERGRACVIAVNKWDLIEKETGTAEAFVRQVRERLHFLHFAPVVTVSAETGQRLDRLPALFARAADHHRARLSTSLLNRVVADAVQLHHPPSGGGRPTRIYYVTQTGSEPPLLTGFSNAPGEIDRAYERYLESRLREAVDLEGTPVRWRWRERPRRGARPAAGPGEPARRPGGPRSRR encoded by the coding sequence ATGCCCGTGGTAGCCCTGGTGGGACGTCCCAACGTCGGCAAGTCGACGCTCTTCAACCGCATCCTCGGCCGGCGCCAGGCCATCGTGGAGGGCCGGCCCGGCGTGACGCGCGACCGCATCGCCGGCGAGGCGGAATGGCGCGGGCGCCGCTTCACCCTGCTGGACACGGGCGGGCTGGAGGGCGCGGCGGAGGAGGGCGACATGGCGGCGGCGGTCCACCGCATGGCGCTCGCCGCCGTCCGCGAAGCCGACCTGCTGGTGCTGCTGGTCGACGGCCGGCAGGGGCGGACGCCCGCCGACGAGGAGGCGGCCTCGCTCCTCCGGCGGAGCGGGAAGCCCGTCCTCGTGGCGGTCAACAAGCTCGACCCCGGCCTGCCGGAGGAGCTGGTGGCCGACTTCTACCGCCTGGGGCTGGGCGAGCCGCTGGCCGTCTCGGCCGAGCACGGGCGCGGCGTCGGCCAGCTGCTGGACCGCATGCTGGAGGAGCTGGAACGCACCGGCCGGCCGGCCGAGCCGCCGGCGGAGGCGGGAACGCAGGAGGAAGGCGAGGCCGGCGAGGCGGCCGCGGCCGAGCGCCCGGTGCGCGTGGCGGTGGTGGGGAGGCCCAACGTGGGCAAGTCCTCGCTCATCAACCGCATCCTGCGCAGCCCCCGCCTCCTGGTGACGCCGCTGGCCGGCACCACCCGCGACGCCGTCGACGTCCCCTGGCGGGCCGGCGACCGCGCCTTCGTCTTCGTCGACACGGCCGGCCTGCGCCGCCCGAGCCGCGTCCGCGAGCCGCTGGAGTTCTACAGCACCCTGCGCACCGTACGCGCGCTGGAGCGCGCGGACGTGGCCTGCCTGGTATTGGACGCCACGCAGGGCGTGAGCGAGCAGGACGTCAAGATCGCCGACCTGATCGAGGAGCGGGGGCGCGCCTGCGTCATCGCGGTCAACAAGTGGGATCTCATCGAGAAGGAGACCGGCACCGCCGAGGCCTTCGTCCGCCAGGTGCGGGAGCGCCTCCACTTCCTCCACTTCGCCCCGGTGGTCACCGTCTCGGCCGAGACGGGACAGCGCCTCGACCGCCTGCCGGCCCTCTTCGCGCGGGCCGCCGACCACCACCGGGCGCGCCTCTCCACCTCGCTCCTCAACCGCGTCGTGGCCGACGCCGTCCAGCTCCACCATCCCCCCTCGGGAGGCGGGCGGCCGACGCGCATCTACTACGTCACCCAGACCGGCAGCGAGCCGCCGCTTTTGACGGGCTTCAGCAACGCGCCGGGCGAGATCGACCGGGCCTACGAGCGCTACCTGGAGAGCCGCCTGCGCGAGGCGGTCGACCTCGAGGGCACCCCCGTCCGCTGGCGCTGGCGCGAGCGGCCCCGCCGCGGCGCGCGCCCCGCGGCCGGCCCCGGGGAGCCGGCGCGCCGCCCGGGCGGTCCCCGAAGCCGGCGCTGA
- the cmk gene encoding (d)CMP kinase translates to MIAIDGPAGAGKSTVARSVAAALGYTYIDTGAMYRAVALATLEAGIAPGDGEAVGRVAGRVDVRPRGGRLRLLLDGRDVTGRLRSPEVEAVVSTVAAHAQVRRVLVALQRRLAAAGGVVLDGRDTGTHVVPDADCKVFLTASVEERARRRLRQLEREGYRMNLGEVAEEIRRRDAMDSGREVAPLRPAPDALVLDTTGMTVNGVVQLILDRCRQLGAQRRDR, encoded by the coding sequence GTGATCGCCATCGACGGTCCGGCCGGGGCCGGGAAGAGCACGGTGGCCCGCTCCGTCGCCGCGGCGCTCGGCTACACGTACATTGACACCGGTGCCATGTACCGGGCGGTGGCTCTGGCCACGCTGGAGGCGGGGATCGCCCCCGGCGACGGCGAGGCGGTGGGCCGGGTGGCCGGCCGGGTGGACGTCCGGCCCCGCGGCGGGCGGCTGCGGCTCCTCCTCGACGGCCGGGACGTCACCGGCCGCCTGCGCTCGCCCGAGGTGGAGGCGGTGGTCTCCACCGTCGCCGCCCACGCCCAGGTACGGCGCGTGCTGGTGGCGCTCCAGCGGCGGCTGGCCGCCGCGGGCGGCGTCGTGCTGGACGGGCGGGATACGGGGACGCACGTGGTCCCGGACGCGGACTGCAAGGTCTTCCTCACCGCCTCGGTGGAGGAGCGGGCGCGGCGGCGCCTGCGCCAGCTCGAGCGGGAAGGCTACCGGATGAACCTGGGGGAGGTGGCGGAGGAGATCCGGAGACGGGACGCGATGGACAGTGGCCGGGAGGTGGCGCCGTTGCGGCCGGCGCCGGACGCGCTGGTGCTTGACACGACGGGGATGACGGTCAACGGCGTGGTTCAGCTGATTTTGGACCGCTGTCGTCAGCTGGGCGCGCAACGGCGCGATCGCTGA
- the rpsA gene encoding 30S ribosomal protein S1: MASDGFEFSQQEMEEGSREVSAAVETSLPGAGSPEAAAPGEGVTSAAEGSGAEAASGEAEATASQEEVERAELEYAGAPLRPGEVREAVVERVSDDGLWVDVHAKSSGFIPLNEIWLPGGASLQESFHEGDKILAYVLNVDESNPILSQKRARARQAWRRLQEEYENGTVIEAKVTEQVKGGLVLDVGVRAFMPASHVERGFVNDLSPYVGQTLRAKVIELDRGKNRVILSRKVVLEEEYQRAREEVWSKLEEGQVVHGVVKGLTDFGAFIDLGGVDGLLHVSEMGWGRVKHPSDVLSVGDELDVKVLRLDRERERISLGLKELLPDPWENVELRYPIGSVVDGTVMRIASFGAFVELEPGVEGLVHISQLADHHVDDPREVVSEGEQVKVKVLKVQPEERRISLSIREALYPDDWERPAPARRERGERRERGERGRQRGEAHGDFASGGRGVTIGDMFGDLLARTKHDLEDEERRNGQGGGE; encoded by the coding sequence ATGGCGTCGGATGGGTTCGAGTTTTCTCAACAGGAGATGGAGGAGGGGTCGCGCGAGGTGAGCGCGGCCGTGGAAACCTCGCTGCCGGGGGCGGGGAGCCCCGAGGCGGCGGCGCCGGGCGAGGGCGTGACCTCGGCCGCGGAGGGGAGCGGAGCCGAGGCCGCTTCCGGCGAGGCGGAGGCGACCGCCTCCCAGGAGGAGGTCGAGCGGGCGGAGCTGGAGTACGCGGGGGCGCCGCTCCGGCCGGGCGAGGTCCGGGAGGCGGTGGTCGAGCGGGTCAGCGACGACGGGCTCTGGGTCGACGTTCATGCCAAATCCTCCGGCTTCATCCCTCTCAACGAGATCTGGCTGCCCGGCGGCGCCTCGCTGCAGGAGAGCTTCCACGAAGGTGACAAGATCCTCGCCTACGTGCTCAACGTGGACGAGAGCAACCCCATCCTCTCGCAGAAGCGCGCACGGGCCCGCCAGGCCTGGCGCCGCCTGCAGGAGGAGTACGAGAACGGCACCGTCATCGAGGCCAAGGTGACGGAGCAGGTGAAAGGCGGTCTGGTGCTGGACGTGGGCGTGCGCGCCTTCATGCCCGCCTCCCACGTCGAGCGCGGCTTCGTCAACGACCTCTCGCCCTACGTCGGGCAGACGCTGCGCGCCAAGGTGATCGAGCTGGACCGGGGCAAGAACCGGGTGATCCTATCGCGCAAGGTGGTGCTGGAGGAGGAGTACCAGCGCGCGCGCGAGGAGGTCTGGTCGAAGCTGGAGGAGGGGCAGGTCGTCCACGGGGTGGTCAAGGGGCTGACCGACTTCGGCGCCTTCATCGACCTGGGCGGAGTGGACGGCCTGCTGCACGTCTCCGAGATGGGCTGGGGCCGCGTCAAGCACCCCTCGGACGTGCTCTCGGTGGGCGACGAGCTGGACGTCAAGGTGCTGCGCCTGGACCGGGAGCGCGAGCGCATCTCGCTGGGCCTGAAGGAGCTCCTGCCCGACCCGTGGGAGAACGTGGAGCTGCGCTATCCCATCGGGAGCGTGGTGGACGGCACCGTGATGCGCATCGCTTCCTTCGGCGCCTTCGTCGAGCTGGAGCCGGGCGTGGAGGGGCTGGTCCACATCTCCCAGCTGGCCGACCACCACGTCGACGACCCCCGCGAGGTGGTGAGCGAGGGCGAGCAGGTGAAGGTGAAGGTGCTCAAGGTCCAGCCCGAGGAGCGGCGCATCAGCCTCAGCATCCGCGAGGCGCTCTACCCCGACGACTGGGAGCGGCCGGCGCCCGCCCGGCGGGAGCGGGGCGAGCGCCGCGAGCGGGGCGAGCGGGGACGCCAGCGCGGCGAGGCGCACGGCGACTTCGCCAGCGGGGGCCGCGGCGTCACCATCGGCGACATGTTCGGCGACCTGCTGGCGAGGACCAAGCACGACCTGGAGGACGAGGAGCGCCGAAACGGGCAGGGCGGCGGCGAGTAG